One region of Streptomyces subrutilus genomic DNA includes:
- a CDS encoding serine hydrolase domain-containing protein produces MTLRKTARAGLVGLAAAAMAATAFSAPAQAASDTGPARAGHEATRRAMDAEVKAGIPGITAQARDAKGVWKAASGVGDLTTGAPRGVNDRFRVGSITKSFVATVLLQMEEEGKLSLDDRVEDHLPGLVRGNGNDGREITVRRLLNHTSGLFDYLADEEYLETYIFGEGYLKHRYDTVPPEKHVKVALSHEPLFKPGERFSYSNTNYVLAGLIIEKAGGRTYEAEVRDRIIKPLGLRATSNPGNSIHVPRPGSRHYSKLFASAPDRIDDVTEMNGSQGWADGDIISTAGDLNRFYNALLGGELLSPKQLRAMKTTVSSAEHPDMAYGLGLARFRTSCGTTLWGHGGGMVGSTSLAVSTEDGRHQLAYNRNGDWSTGSPQSIMEAEYCPAAATGSAPERTS; encoded by the coding sequence ATGACGTTACGGAAGACCGCACGGGCCGGCCTGGTGGGTCTGGCGGCGGCCGCGATGGCGGCCACCGCCTTCTCGGCCCCCGCCCAGGCCGCCTCGGACACCGGTCCCGCGAGGGCCGGGCACGAGGCGACCCGGCGCGCGATGGACGCGGAGGTCAAGGCCGGTATCCCCGGCATCACGGCCCAGGCGCGCGACGCCAAGGGCGTCTGGAAGGCGGCGTCGGGTGTCGGCGATCTCACGACCGGGGCCCCGCGCGGCGTGAACGACCGGTTCCGGGTCGGCAGCATCACCAAGTCGTTCGTCGCGACCGTCCTGCTCCAGATGGAGGAGGAGGGCAAACTGAGCCTCGACGACCGGGTGGAGGACCATCTCCCGGGCCTGGTGCGGGGCAACGGCAACGACGGACGCGAGATCACCGTACGCCGGCTCCTGAACCACACCTCCGGCCTCTTCGACTACCTGGCCGACGAGGAGTACCTCGAGACGTACATCTTCGGCGAGGGCTACCTGAAGCACCGCTACGACACCGTGCCGCCCGAGAAGCACGTGAAGGTGGCCCTCTCCCACGAGCCGCTGTTCAAGCCCGGTGAGCGGTTCTCGTACTCCAACACCAACTACGTCCTGGCCGGGCTGATCATCGAGAAGGCCGGCGGGCGGACGTACGAGGCCGAGGTCCGCGACCGCATCATCAAACCGCTGGGGCTGAGGGCCACTTCCAACCCCGGCAACAGCATCCACGTGCCCCGCCCCGGCAGCCGCCACTACTCCAAGCTGTTCGCGTCGGCGCCCGACCGGATCGACGACGTCACGGAGATGAACGGCTCGCAGGGCTGGGCCGACGGCGACATCATCTCGACCGCGGGTGACCTGAACCGTTTCTACAACGCCCTGTTGGGCGGCGAGCTGCTCTCGCCGAAGCAGTTGCGGGCCATGAAGACCACGGTCTCCTCCGCCGAACACCCCGACATGGCCTACGGGCTCGGCCTCGCCCGGTTCCGGACGAGCTGCGGCACCACGCTCTGGGGGCACGGCGGGGGCATGGTCGGGTCGACCTCCCTGGCCGTCTCCACCGAGGACGGCCGCCACCAGCTGGCCTACAACCGCAACGGGGACTGGAGCACGGGATCCCCGCAGAGCATCATGGAGGCCGAGTACTGCCCCGCGGCGGCTACGGGGTCTGCGCCGGAGCGAACTTCGTGA
- a CDS encoding winged helix DNA-binding domain-containing protein produces MQTIPVSWTAASARRMDRQGLLTPFPAGDTSPADVAGRMLGAHAQVASAAELSLALRLDGATRTAVRDALTGGPGSGRGPRPTLVKTFGPRGTIHLLPARDLSWWTGALGALPERAGALGPEAGMTAAQTDEVVAAIGDALSGAELTVDELTEAIVARTGSWAADPVLPAFQTMWPRWRQITHTAAHRGVLAFGQDRGRKVTYTNPGSAPASPTRSLRELVTRYLHAYGPATAHDFASWLAAPKGWAAALFASLAEQGRIEEAPFMSGRAWLAAGDTAFPDEPARGVRLLPYFDAYVIAGRPREELFPGAAAARALSRGQAGNRPVLLVDGVVAGVWHQRRSGRRVALTVEPLGRLGAAHRRALAEQAERTGAILEAAAELTLGEVAVGPHA; encoded by the coding sequence ATGCAGACGATCCCGGTGTCCTGGACCGCCGCGAGCGCCCGCCGGATGGACCGGCAGGGGCTCCTCACCCCCTTCCCGGCGGGCGACACCTCGCCCGCCGACGTCGCCGGGCGGATGCTCGGCGCGCACGCCCAGGTGGCGTCCGCGGCGGAGCTCTCCCTCGCCCTGCGCCTGGACGGAGCGACCCGTACGGCCGTGCGCGACGCGCTGACCGGCGGGCCCGGGTCGGGCCGGGGGCCGCGGCCGACGCTGGTGAAGACCTTCGGGCCGCGCGGCACCATCCACCTGCTGCCGGCCCGGGACCTGTCCTGGTGGACCGGCGCCCTCGGCGCGCTGCCCGAGCGCGCCGGCGCGCTCGGGCCCGAGGCCGGGATGACCGCCGCCCAGACGGACGAGGTGGTCGCCGCGATCGGCGACGCGCTGAGCGGCGCCGAGCTGACGGTGGACGAGCTGACCGAGGCGATCGTGGCGCGGACCGGCTCGTGGGCGGCGGACCCGGTCCTGCCCGCGTTCCAGACCATGTGGCCTCGCTGGCGGCAGATCACGCACACCGCCGCCCACCGCGGCGTGCTGGCGTTCGGCCAGGACCGCGGGCGCAAGGTCACCTACACCAACCCCGGCTCGGCCCCTGCCTCCCCCACCCGGTCGCTGCGCGAGCTGGTGACCCGCTACCTGCACGCCTACGGACCGGCCACCGCCCACGATTTCGCCTCCTGGCTCGCCGCCCCCAAGGGGTGGGCCGCCGCGCTCTTCGCCTCCCTCGCCGAGCAGGGGCGCATCGAGGAGGCGCCGTTCATGTCCGGCCGGGCCTGGCTCGCCGCCGGTGACACCGCCTTCCCCGACGAACCCGCGCGCGGGGTGCGGCTGCTGCCCTACTTCGACGCGTACGTCATCGCCGGGCGTCCCCGGGAGGAGCTCTTCCCCGGCGCCGCGGCCGCCCGCGCCCTGTCCCGCGGCCAGGCCGGCAACCGCCCCGTCCTGCTGGTCGACGGTGTGGTCGCCGGGGTGTGGCACCAGCGCCGCTCGGGCCGCCGCGTCGCGCTCACCGTGGAGCCGCTGGGCCGGCTGGGCGCGGCCCACCGCCGCGCGCTGGCGGAACAGGCGGAGCGTACGGGCGCGATCCTCGAGGCAGCCGCCGAACTCACCCTCGGCGAGGTCGCCGTGGGACCTCACGCCTGA
- a CDS encoding NAD(P)H-dependent oxidoreductase, with amino-acid sequence MTPQIRTGVYLAHPRPGSFNHAVFEAVVEELRARGSEVMAHDLCAEGFAPLLSAEETGTVDPAAGARDDQVALHRAEVATLDGLVFVHPNWWGMPPAVLTGWVQRVLVPGVAYKLGSAQGEPAGLLRAGRALVLNTSDTPADREETEFGDPLDRIWSACVLPYVGVADVRRVVFRTVADSSDAQRADWLDQARREAAALLA; translated from the coding sequence ATGACGCCACAGATCCGTACAGGGGTGTACCTCGCGCACCCGCGGCCCGGAAGCTTCAACCACGCGGTGTTCGAGGCAGTCGTGGAGGAACTGCGCGCGCGGGGATCCGAGGTGATGGCGCACGACCTCTGCGCCGAGGGGTTCGCACCGCTGCTGTCCGCCGAGGAGACGGGCACCGTCGACCCGGCGGCAGGCGCCCGCGACGACCAGGTCGCGCTGCACCGGGCGGAAGTGGCCACCCTGGACGGCCTCGTGTTCGTCCACCCGAACTGGTGGGGCATGCCGCCGGCGGTCCTGACGGGCTGGGTGCAGCGCGTCCTCGTGCCCGGCGTCGCCTACAAGCTGGGCTCGGCGCAGGGCGAGCCCGCCGGACTGCTCAGGGCGGGCCGCGCCCTGGTGCTGAACACCTCCGACACCCCCGCCGACCGGGAGGAGACCGAGTTCGGCGACCCGCTGGACCGGATTTGGTCCGCGTGCGTCCTGCCCTACGTCGGGGTCGCCGATGTGCGCCGCGTCGTCTTCCGCACCGTCGCCGACTCCTCCGACGCGCAACGCGCCGACTGGCTGGACCAGGCGCGCCGGGAGGCGGCCGCGCTCCTGGCCTGA
- a CDS encoding tetratricopeptide repeat protein yields MLDTPEAVVEALRENHDRPHGLQRTITAEELVEAAEPFDKPDVLITALLELMTSYEFTGEHRKSPVVFARLLKLWETAPESFSQWEAHQVFWRFKWVTTSLLQVPEVPLAAIGGWIDQMRTRYEAADHGMQPVAAMRYHVASHTGAGVAEAYDLWATRPRTELSDCEACETRHLAWHQVSSGDDAGALDIWRPVLDGALGCSEEPQMSQARALLPLLRAGRTDDARSHHLTGYRRVRGNTGMQDEVGLHLEFCALSRNEGRGLEILAENRPLFEAAGAPLARLHFLTGVEVLLARLVEDGNADTAVAGPPGRNWNAGELLAHVRTEADRLTTAFDARNATTAVGDHRRARLARRPLLDRPLPLGLRPSVTLTPAAGSTAAAGPAPAARAEVPDDFVSLVREARRMAAAGHPGETRLWTRIAERLAEGTGPHDDRLGPEDLLHAELAAHRAYRLAKEERVPESGAELERAAALYEGLGMPWHALAARTRALAWASSDLETDGEAAHEDPVADQGGQVPDAAAIRAGLDEALREAERLQAEFPLTDGDLGEGEADSAADGPAERVREYLSVLFSCTFAAYREALRQPPEATGPVIERFERHAERLRAEAERLSVPHQAANARQLASDLAGRRGDTVRAEEELRAALKDVDASARPWRGSRPRAMLAQILLCKDEPAEAVELLHRALSDATRYDDADFALAPTYALLGHAATHLGDSGGAVRHLSEAAARFDQDGEHEQAADVRLQLADVLARSGQQADAVAVLESVLSDEAAAAFDGRMLAQARLTLARGLRELGEYLPAAEEFLRLADTVAGWEDDRAVHTLVAAEAASVLAMADRWDAAGTAYERAVASHAEAPNPALIVHMMCEFARLTMEARGAEGLDTALDHLAQADGVRAAVPEDAEDFTPWHARGTVHYRRARVLAQADRFPEALAEAEAAVAAHENGGEHGEVPRAEAVRIAALIEGNGLGRLKEAIARLTAAAARCRAADLPEAAHILDALRQDYLSR; encoded by the coding sequence ATGCTGGACACCCCCGAGGCCGTGGTCGAAGCGCTCCGCGAGAACCACGACCGCCCCCACGGCCTGCAGCGCACCATCACCGCCGAGGAACTCGTCGAGGCGGCCGAGCCCTTCGACAAGCCCGACGTCCTCATCACGGCCCTGCTGGAGCTGATGACGTCCTACGAGTTCACCGGCGAACACCGCAAGTCGCCCGTCGTCTTCGCCCGGCTCCTCAAGCTGTGGGAGACCGCTCCCGAATCCTTCAGCCAGTGGGAGGCCCACCAGGTCTTCTGGCGCTTCAAGTGGGTGACCACCTCCCTGCTGCAGGTGCCGGAAGTGCCCCTGGCCGCCATCGGCGGATGGATCGACCAGATGCGCACCCGCTACGAGGCGGCCGACCACGGCATGCAGCCCGTGGCGGCGATGCGCTACCACGTCGCGTCCCACACCGGGGCCGGCGTCGCCGAGGCCTACGACCTCTGGGCCACCCGCCCCCGTACCGAGCTGAGCGATTGCGAAGCCTGCGAGACCCGCCACCTGGCCTGGCACCAGGTGAGCTCGGGCGACGACGCCGGGGCGCTCGACATCTGGCGGCCGGTCCTCGACGGAGCCCTGGGCTGCAGCGAGGAACCGCAGATGAGCCAGGCACGCGCCCTGCTGCCCCTGCTGCGCGCCGGCCGTACGGACGACGCACGCTCCCACCACCTGACCGGCTACCGGCGGGTCCGGGGCAACACCGGCATGCAGGACGAGGTCGGCCTGCACCTCGAATTCTGCGCCCTCTCCCGCAACGAGGGCCGGGGACTGGAGATCCTCGCGGAGAACCGCCCCCTCTTCGAGGCGGCCGGCGCCCCCCTGGCCCGCCTGCACTTCCTCACCGGCGTCGAGGTGCTGCTCGCCCGCCTCGTCGAGGACGGCAACGCCGACACCGCCGTCGCGGGCCCGCCCGGCCGGAACTGGAACGCCGGCGAACTCCTCGCCCACGTGCGGACCGAGGCTGACCGGCTCACCACCGCCTTCGACGCCCGCAACGCCACCACGGCCGTCGGAGACCACCGCCGGGCCCGCCTCGCGCGGCGCCCGCTGCTCGACCGGCCGCTCCCGCTCGGACTGCGGCCGTCCGTCACCCTGACCCCGGCCGCGGGCAGCACGGCGGCGGCCGGCCCCGCGCCCGCCGCCCGGGCGGAGGTGCCCGACGACTTCGTGTCCCTGGTGCGCGAGGCACGCCGCATGGCGGCCGCCGGCCACCCCGGCGAGACCAGGCTCTGGACCCGCATCGCGGAACGTCTGGCCGAGGGCACCGGCCCGCACGACGACCGGCTCGGCCCGGAGGACCTCCTGCACGCGGAGCTGGCCGCGCACCGCGCGTACCGGCTCGCCAAGGAGGAGCGCGTACCGGAGAGCGGCGCCGAACTGGAGCGGGCCGCCGCACTGTACGAGGGGCTCGGGATGCCCTGGCACGCCCTCGCCGCACGCACCCGCGCCCTCGCGTGGGCCTCCTCCGACCTGGAGACCGACGGCGAGGCCGCGCACGAAGACCCGGTGGCGGACCAGGGTGGCCAGGTGCCGGACGCCGCCGCGATCCGGGCCGGCCTCGACGAGGCCCTGCGCGAAGCGGAACGGCTCCAGGCCGAGTTCCCCCTCACGGACGGGGACTTGGGCGAGGGCGAGGCGGACTCCGCGGCCGACGGGCCGGCGGAGCGGGTACGGGAATACCTCAGCGTGCTGTTCTCCTGCACCTTCGCCGCCTACCGGGAGGCCCTGCGCCAACCGCCGGAGGCCACGGGCCCCGTCATAGAGAGGTTCGAGCGGCACGCCGAGAGGCTGCGCGCCGAGGCCGAGCGCCTGTCCGTACCCCACCAGGCGGCCAACGCGCGGCAGCTCGCCTCTGATCTGGCCGGCCGCCGCGGTGACACGGTGCGCGCCGAGGAGGAGCTGCGCGCCGCCCTGAAGGACGTGGACGCCTCCGCACGGCCCTGGCGCGGTTCGCGCCCGCGCGCCATGCTCGCCCAGATCCTGCTCTGCAAGGACGAGCCGGCGGAGGCGGTGGAGCTCCTGCACCGGGCGCTGTCCGACGCGACCCGCTACGACGACGCGGACTTCGCCCTGGCCCCGACGTACGCCCTGCTCGGCCACGCGGCCACGCACCTCGGGGACTCCGGCGGCGCCGTGCGCCACCTCTCGGAGGCGGCCGCGCGGTTCGACCAGGACGGCGAGCACGAGCAGGCCGCCGACGTGCGGCTGCAGCTCGCCGATGTCCTGGCGCGCAGCGGACAGCAGGCCGACGCCGTCGCCGTGCTGGAATCCGTCCTGTCCGACGAGGCGGCCGCCGCGTTCGACGGACGCATGCTCGCCCAGGCCCGGTTGACCCTGGCGCGCGGACTGCGGGAGCTGGGCGAGTACCTGCCCGCGGCCGAGGAGTTCCTGAGGCTGGCGGACACCGTCGCCGGATGGGAGGACGACCGCGCGGTCCACACCCTGGTGGCGGCGGAGGCGGCCTCCGTGCTGGCGATGGCCGACCGCTGGGACGCGGCGGGCACGGCGTACGAGCGCGCCGTCGCCTCGCACGCCGAGGCACCCAACCCGGCCTTGATCGTGCACATGATGTGCGAGTTCGCGCGGCTCACCATGGAGGCCCGGGGGGCCGAGGGCCTCGACACGGCGCTGGACCACCTCGCGCAGGCCGACGGGGTCCGGGCCGCGGTGCCGGAAGACGCCGAGGACTTCACCCCGTGGCACGCGCGGGGAACCGTGCACTACCGCCGGGCCCGCGTCCTGGCGCAGGCCGACCGCTTCCCGGAGGCACTCGCCGAGGCGGAGGCGGCCGTCGCGGCCCACGAGAACGGCGGGGAGCACGGGGAGGTGCCGCGCGCCGAAGCGGTCCGCATCGCCGCCCTGATCGAGGGGAACGGCCTCGGCCGGCTCAAGGAGGCCATCGCCCGGCTGACGGCGGCAGCGGCGCGCTGCCGCGCGGCGGACCTGCCCGAGGCGGCCCACATCCTCGACGCACTGCGGCAGGACTACCTGTCCCGCTAG